From the Actinomycetes bacterium genome, one window contains:
- a CDS encoding UDP-N-acetylglucosamine--N-acetylmuramyl-(pentapeptide) pyrophosphoryl-undecaprenol N-acetylglucosamine transferase, protein MSTDRTRRPFAVIAGGGTAGHVLPGVAVANELVRRGHERDGIHFVGAARGPEADLVPAAGYGVTLLPGRGLQRRLSLANLAAALGLLRAALVSIRLLWRMRPSVVLVLGGYAAASCALAAVLLRIPMVVADQNARAGAVNRLAARFARACAVPFADTDLPRAVVTGNPVREQVLDRAANPDPDGARRELGIPQDRTVIAVFAGSLGAQRINAATAEAVRGAWGDRSDLAVHHVVGARDWDAPGRAGGVAFAETATDGAAGVLYQPVRYEDRMDLVLDAADLVVCRAGGTTVAELAVMGVPSILVPLPIATRDHQRANAAELVEAGAAVLVGDDELDAGRLVAEVAAVSVEADGLQAMAAAAAACGRPDAAGAVADLLEQHGG, encoded by the coding sequence TTGAGCACGGATCGAACCAGGCGGCCCTTCGCCGTGATCGCCGGGGGCGGCACGGCAGGCCACGTGCTGCCGGGTGTGGCGGTCGCCAACGAGCTCGTTCGCCGCGGTCATGAACGCGACGGCATCCATTTCGTAGGAGCCGCGAGGGGCCCGGAAGCCGACCTCGTGCCCGCTGCAGGCTACGGGGTGACCCTGCTGCCGGGGCGGGGCCTGCAGCGCCGGCTGAGCCTCGCCAACCTCGCCGCGGCCCTTGGACTCCTCAGGGCGGCACTGGTGTCGATCCGCCTGTTGTGGCGCATGCGGCCATCAGTGGTGCTGGTACTCGGTGGGTACGCGGCGGCTTCCTGCGCCCTGGCCGCAGTCCTGCTGCGGATCCCGATGGTGGTGGCCGACCAAAATGCCCGTGCGGGCGCGGTCAACCGGCTGGCGGCCAGGTTCGCCAGGGCATGCGCAGTGCCATTTGCCGACACCGACCTGCCACGGGCGGTCGTGACCGGCAACCCGGTCCGCGAGCAAGTACTGGATCGTGCTGCCAACCCCGACCCCGACGGGGCCCGGCGTGAGCTGGGTATCCCCCAGGACCGCACGGTGATCGCCGTCTTTGCCGGTTCGCTGGGCGCGCAGCGGATCAATGCGGCCACGGCCGAGGCCGTCCGCGGCGCTTGGGGCGACCGCTCCGACCTGGCCGTGCACCACGTCGTGGGGGCGCGGGACTGGGACGCGCCCGGCCGGGCTGGAGGCGTGGCATTCGCCGAGACGGCCACAGACGGAGCCGCCGGCGTGTTGTACCAACCGGTGCGCTACGAGGACCGTATGGACCTGGTGCTGGATGCGGCCGACCTCGTGGTCTGCCGTGCGGGTGGCACGACAGTGGCGGAGCTCGCCGTGATGGGCGTTCCTTCCATCCTCGTGCCACTGCCCATCGCAACGCGCGACCACCAGCGGGCCAACGCAGCGGAACTGGTCGAGGCAGGTGCGGCTGTCCTCGTCGGTGATGACGAGCTCGATGCCGGCCGTCTGGTCGCCGAGGTGGCAGCCGTATCGGTCGAGGCCGACGGCCTACAGGCGATGGCAGCCGCCGCGGCCGCGTGTGGCCGCCCCGACGCAGCCGGCGCGGTGGCAGACCTCCTGGAGCAGCACGGTGGCTGA